GTGGCGCACCGAGATCATCGAGGGACTGCTCGGCGCCGACCTGGTGGGCTTCCATCTGGCCGGCGGCGCGCAGAACTTCCTGATCCTGGCCCGACGGCTGCTCGGTGCCGAAACGTCGCGGGGAGCCGTCGGGGTGCGATCCCGGTTCGGCGAGGTGGTGCTCGACGCGCGCCGCATCCGGGTGGGTGCTTTCCCCATCTCCATCGACTCCAGCGCGCTCGACCAGGCCGCGCGGGACCGGAGCGTGCGGCGCCGGGCCCGCGAGATCCGCGCCGAGCTGGGCAACCCGCGCAAGATCCTGCTCGGCGTGGACCGGCTCGACTACACCAAGGGCATCGACGTGCGGCTCAAGGCGTTCAACGAGCTGCTCGACGAGGGCCGCGCCAAGCGCGACGACACGGTGCTGATCCAGCTCGCCACCCCGAGCCGGGAACGGGTGGAGAGCTACCAGATCCTGCGCAACGACATCGAACGGCAGGTCGGGCACATCAACGGCGAATACGCCGAGGTCGGCCACCCGGTGGTGCACTATCTACACCGGCCCGTCCCGCGCGACGAACTGATCGCGTTCTTCGTGGCCAGTGACGTCATGCTGGTCACCCCGCTGCGCGACGGCATGAACCTGGTCGCCAAGGAGTACGTCGCCTGCCGCAGCGACCTGGGTGGCGCCCTGGTGCTGTCCGAATTCACCGGCGCCGCAGCCGAACTGCGTCAGGCCTATTTGGTTAACCCGCACGACCTCGAAGGCGTCAAGGATGCCATCGAGGCCGCGCTCACCCAGTCCGACGAGGAGGGCCGCCGCCGGATGCGCGCGCTGCGCCGTCAGGTGCTCGCCCACGATGTGGACCGGTGGGCCCGCGCGTTTCTCGACGCGCTGGGCGAAAGCCGTCCGCAGGGCTGACCGGCAAGTCCCACCGAACCCGTGGTGTTGGCGGCGATTCGCTGTGATACTCAGATGCGGCGCTGCGGCGCGGAGGGAGGGGTGCAGGTGAAGATCCGTCGCGGGCTGGCCGCCGGTGCCGTCGTCAGCACAGCCGTCGCATTCGGCATGGCGCTGGATTCGGACACCCCGGCCTACGCGATCGGGCCGCCCCCGGACGGCACCTACGCGTTCAACCAGGCCGGCGTGTCCGGCGCCACCTGGACCATCGGCGCGCTGTGCGTGCAGCCGTCGGGAACGCGCAACATGAACGACTATTCGGACCCGATCGTCATCGCGATGAACTGCGCGCTGAACATCGTCAGCACCACCCCGGCGAACAACACCCGCGCCGAACATCTGCAGAACTTCAGCGGCCGGGCCCGGATGACCAGCATGCTGTGGACGCTGCAGGTCAGCAAGGCCGAAGGCGTGGTGTGCCCGGACGGCACCTTCGCCCCCCAGCAGCGAGACCTACGCGTTCAGCGACGAAACCCTGACCGGCACCCACACCACCCTGCACGGGGGCGGTGTGCGGCCTGCAGCCGGACATGAAGAAGGAGCCGTTCTCGCTGTCGCAGGTGGGGCCGCCGCCCAGCCCGATCGAACGTTATCCGTTGGAGTGCAACGACATTGCGATCTGCTTCTGATCGCGATCAGATCGGTTTGATGAAGGCGATCAGCCACTTGCCGCCGATGCGCTGGAACTCCACCCGCACCCGGATGCCTTCGTAGATCGGCTGGCGCGCCTTGTCGGTGACGGTGCGGTTCATGAACACCATCACCGCGGCGGAATTGCGGTTGGCCTCCATGACGCCCACGCCCACGACGTTGGCCTGGATCACCACCTCGCGCTTCTTGGCCTCCGGGATGATCTGCTCGTTGGCCCGCTTCTTGAACTCTTGGCGGTAGTCGGGCGTCATCATCGGATAGGTGTCGCCGAGGCTGCGCTCGACGGTTTGGAAGTCGTAGCCGAGGACCTGCGGCATCTCCTTGGCCACCAGCGTGGGCAAAGCGTCGCGCGCCGCCTGGGCACCGCGCGCCTGGACCCGGTCCCAGTAGTACCAGCCCCCCACGGCCGACAGCCCGACGATCGCGACGATCGCCAGGTAGGCGGCGGCGGTGGCAAGCCACCGCGACCATCGCATCAGTTGCCCCCGTCGGGGTACATCAGGTCGTAGGCGGTCATCCGGCCCGTCTCGTCCCGTGCACGATGACCCGCATCCGGTAGGGCTCCGACGGCTTGTTGACCCCGTCCATGTCGGCGACCGTCACCCGAACCGCCACCAGCACCGCCGCGTTGTCGCTGACCGAGTCGATGCTCTCCAGGCCAGCGCCGGTGATGACCGCTTCCGAGGACGAGTTGGTCTTGCGGAAGATCGTCTTGAGGATCTCGATGTTCTCCGCGCCGAACTTGGCGCGCAGCGGGCCGCTGGTCCCGTTGACGAAACGGCTCACCGCCTCGTCGATGTTGTCCATGGTGTGGCTGTACATGTTGACCACGGTCTGGGTGGCGGTGTCGACGAACCGCTGCTCACGGGCCTGCTCGGCCCGCGCGTTCCGATGTTGGGTCACCAGCGCGGTGACGCCGGCGGTCAGTGCGGCGATCACCATCACCGCCGCCACCAGCGACACCCAGCCGACCACGCGGCGGTTGGGCTGCCGGCGCCGCGGCGGCCGGACCGTCGGGCGGGTCTTGCTGGCTGCGGCCGGGTGTGCGGTCTTCTTCGGGGCGACGACGACGGTCTCGGCGGCACCCGCCGTCGCCTCGCGTTCGACCTGTTGGGTTTTCGGGGGGCCTGCTGCGCGCGCGGCCTTGCGGCGCACACGCTGCGTCGTCGGTACTTCTTCGGTCACCACTGAATCCACGTCGGCTGCTCGGCTAAAGCGGTTTGGGCGCGAGCATCAGGTCCACCCAGTTCTCGGCGCCGGCTGCGCCGGTCACGCCGGACGCGAAGATACCAGTGCCGCCCGCCGGATCCTTGAACAGGCCGGTCGACGGGTCATAGGTGGTGTAGGCCGGACCACTGGCCTGCGGTTCCGGACCGGGCGCCGGACCGGTGCCCAGCGGTGGCGGCGGCGGCTCGAGGTACTTGGGGTACGGCAGCTGCGGCGGCACCGGCGGGTAGTTCGGCGGCATGTACGACGGGTTGCCCGGCGGCGGCGGGACGTTGTTCGGCGGCGGCGGGTCGTAGGCCGGCTGATGCGGAGCCGGACCGGGGCCCGGGGTCACTCCGGGCGGCGGCGGGCCGACGATCGGGATGCCCGGGTCTGGGTCCGCACCCGGCGGAATGAAGGGGAAATGGTTGGGCGGCAGGATGTTCAGCCCGTTGGTGACCGGTGTGCCGTACGGGATCGGCGGTCCGCGCCACGGGTTGGTGCCCAGCGGCACGTACCCGCGCGGGTCACGGCACATCTGCACGGTGGGTGCCCGCTTGCCGGGGAATTCCTGGCAGGGATAGTTGCGGGCGCCACGCACCGTGGTCGGGTCGTTCTGCGCGGCCTTGCAGTACATGTCGCGCGGGACTTCGCGCACCGTCTCGTCGGCCGGTGTGCGCATCAACGGGGCCGGGATGAAGCCGGTGCTGCATGGCGGCGGGTCGTTGAGGTCCAGCTTGAAGTCCAGTTTCGCGCCCTCGTCCTGGGGTGCGCCGCCGGCCGCGGTGGTGATCGCGGCGAACAGGGCCGGGAACACGACCAGCAGCTGCTCGATCGACTTGTGATAGATCACGCCCACCCGGCCCAGGTTGGCCATGTTCGCCGCCAGCGCCGGGAACGACGGGCGGATCCCGGTGAGCGTCTCGTTGGCCTGGTCGATCGCCCCGGGCGCGATGGCCAGCGTGTCACGCAGCCGCGGGTCGGCCTGGCGGACCTCGGAGGTGAACCGCGCCAGCCCCTCGGCCAGCGTCTTGATGTCGGCGCCGGCGCGGACCTGTGCCTGCAGGAACGGCCCGGCCTGGTCGATCAGCTGCGACACCTGCGGGTAGTCGGCGTTGGCCTCGTCCACCAGCAGCCGGGCCGACTCGATCATCCTGGCCAACTCCGGACCGGTGCCGTTGGTGGCCAGGAACGCTTCGTGCAACACCTCCCGCAGCCGGGTGTCACCCAGGCTGTTGACCAGCGTCTCGGCCTTCTTCAGCAGGTCCGCGACGTCCTGACCGATGCGGGTGTTGGCGCGTTCGATCTTGGCTCCGTTACGCAGCTTGCCCGGCGCCGGATTCGCCGGGGGCACCAGGTCGATGTACTGCTCGCCGATCGCCGACACGCTCTTGACGGTGGCGGTGACGTTGGCCGGGATCGGGGTCCCGCTGTTGAGCCGCATTTGCGCGGTGACGCCGCTGGGGTTGAGCCCGACGGATTCCACCCGGCCGACGGCCACCCCCCGGTAGGTGACGTTGGCGTTCTTGTACAGCCCGCCGCCGGCCTCGAAGTCGGCGCTCACACCGTAGGTTCCGATGCCGAACGTGGCCGGCAACCGCAGGTAGAAGACGCCCATCACGGTCAGGGTGATGACCGTGATGATGGCGAATATCCACAGCTGGATTCTGGTGAGTCTGTCGATCATCTGGGCCGCCTCTACTGTGACGCCGTGCCGGGCGGGATCTTGAACGGGTCGGCCGCTTGTCCGGACAGGTTGGCCAGCTCACCCATCAGGAAGTTCGGCGCGTTGAGCACTTCGTCCATGTGCATCATGTTCGGGTCCAGCGCGTAGCTGGTGGTGAAGAACGTCTCCCCGATCCGGCGCAGGGTCAGGTCGAACGTGGTGAACACGTTGAGGTAGTCACCGCGCACCGCCTGCTTGATGCCGAAGTTGGGGAACGGGAACGTCAGCATGATCTGCAGCGACGTGACGAAGTTCTTGCGATTGTCGTTGAGCGCCTTGATCGCCGAGTACAGATCTTTGACGTCGGCGGCGAAGTCCGACTTGGTCTTGGACAGCACGTTGGAGGCGACGTTGGCCAGTCGCCGCAGCGAGCTGAACGCCTCCACGATGTGGTCACGGTTCTTGTTGAGCACGCGGATCGCTTCGGGCAGCGTGTCCAGCGTGCGACCCAGGTTGTCCTTGTCGCGCGCCAGGATCGACGAGAACCGGTCCAGCCCCTCCATCGCGCCGATGATGTCGTTGACCTGGCGGTTGAGGCCGGCGGTCAGCTCGGCCAGCCGGGGCACCAGGTCGACGAACTGGCCTTGGCGGCCGGCGACGGCCTGATACGTCTCGTCGGTGATCTCTTCCAGCGCACCGACATTGCCTTTGTTCACCACCACGCCCAGCGCCGAGAAGACCTCCTCGGTAGTCGGGAAGCGGCCGGTGTTGGCCTCGGGGATCCGCGCCCCGTTGCCCAGCCGGCCCTGCGCGGGCTTGTCGGTGGGCGCGGC
The nucleotide sequence above comes from Mycobacterium kiyosense. Encoded proteins:
- a CDS encoding mammalian cell entry protein, whose product is MVTEEVPTTQRVRRKAARAAGPPKTQQVEREATAGAAETVVVAPKKTAHPAAASKTRPTVRPPRRRQPNRRVVGWVSLVAAVMVIAALTAGVTALVTQHRNARAEQAREQRFVDTATQTVVNMYSHTMDNIDEAVSRFVNGTSGPLRAKFGAENIEILKTIFRKTNSSSEAVITGAGLESIDSVSDNAAVLVAVRVTVADMDGVNKPSEPYRMRVIVHGTRRAG
- the lprN gene encoding lipoprotein LprN, translated to MRRILLRGSVLLVGCTLLAGCSFGGLNSLSMPGTAGHGSGAYSVTVELPDISTLPQNSPVFVDDVTVGSVAGVAAEQRADGSFYAAVKLALDKNVVLPANAVARVAQTSLLGSLHIELAAPTDKPAQGRLGNGARIPEANTGRFPTTEEVFSALGVVVNKGNVGALEEITDETYQAVAGRQGQFVDLVPRLAELTAGLNRQVNDIIGAMEGLDRFSSILARDKDNLGRTLDTLPEAIRVLNKNRDHIVEAFSSLRRLANVASNVLSKTKSDFAADVKDLYSAIKALNDNRKNFVTSLQIMLTFPFPNFGIKQAVRGDYLNVFTTFDLTLRRIGETFFTTSYALDPNMMHMDEVLNAPNFLMGELANLSGQAADPFKIPPGTASQ
- a CDS encoding hypothetical protein (frameshifted, insertion at around 5744069,5744005): MVLAAIRCDTQMRRCGAEGGVQVKIRRGLAAGAVVSTAVAFGMALDSDTPAYAIGPPPDGTYAFNQAGVSGATWTIGALCVQPSGTRNMNDYSDPIVIAMNCALNIVSTTPANNTRAEHLQNFSGRARMTSMLWTLQVSKAEGVVCPDGTFAPQQRDLRVQRRNPDRHPHHPARGRCAACSRT
- the otsA gene encoding trehalose-phosphate synthase; its protein translation is MGWPGVVDADEDPIVQDELTLHPVQLSADDVAEYYEGFSNATLWPLYHDVIVKPIYHREWWDRYVDVNRRFAEATSRAAAENGTVWVQDYQLQLVPKMLRELRPDLTIGFFLHIPFPPVELFMQLPWRTEIIEGLLGADLVGFHLAGGAQNFLILARRLLGAETSRGAVGVRSRFGEVVLDARRIRVGAFPISIDSSALDQAARDRSVRRRAREIRAELGNPRKILLGVDRLDYTKGIDVRLKAFNELLDEGRAKRDDTVLIQLATPSRERVESYQILRNDIERQVGHINGEYAEVGHPVVHYLHRPVPRDELIAFFVASDVMLVTPLRDGMNLVAKEYVACRSDLGGALVLSEFTGAAAELRQAYLVNPHDLEGVKDAIEAALTQSDEEGRRRMRALRRQVLAHDVDRWARAFLDALGESRPQG
- a CDS encoding Mce associated protein; its protein translation is MRWSRWLATAAAYLAIVAIVGLSAVGGWYYWDRVQARGAQAARDALPTLVAKEMPQVLGYDFQTVERSLGDTYPMMTPDYRQEFKKRANEQIIPEAKKREVVIQANVVGVGVMEANRNSAAVMVFMNRTVTDKARQPIYEGIRVRVEFQRIGGKWLIAFIKPI